The following proteins are encoded in a genomic region of Blastopirellula retiformator:
- a CDS encoding GNAT family N-acetyltransferase, which yields MNPQIRRYASTDVVEPVTLTYFKRYRMEIDLAEVPAQPISPPPRYRFTSWRADLVAAHATSKFESFRWEIDANVFPCLGDLEGCRRLMTEISHRDGFIPGATWLAEYEDKTAGVMIPVGTVQGVVDRSGLGSIQNLGVVPEHRGAGLGGSLLLKALQGFYDDGLQYAFLEVTAQNEGAIRLYERLGFRISRTVYKAVEAACS from the coding sequence ATGAATCCTCAAATTCGACGCTACGCTTCGACTGACGTAGTAGAGCCGGTGACTCTGACGTACTTCAAACGTTACCGAATGGAAATCGATCTGGCTGAGGTGCCGGCTCAGCCGATTTCGCCGCCGCCAAGGTATCGGTTTACCTCGTGGCGCGCCGATCTGGTGGCCGCGCATGCGACCAGCAAGTTCGAAAGCTTTCGCTGGGAAATCGACGCCAATGTCTTTCCCTGCTTGGGGGATCTCGAAGGTTGCCGGCGCCTGATGACCGAGATTTCGCATCGTGACGGATTCATCCCTGGCGCGACCTGGCTGGCCGAATACGAAGACAAGACGGCCGGCGTGATGATCCCGGTCGGCACCGTACAAGGAGTCGTCGACCGCTCGGGACTCGGCTCGATCCAAAATCTGGGCGTGGTGCCTGAACATCGCGGCGCCGGACTTGGCGGCAGCTTGCTGCTGAAAGCGCTACAGGGATTCTACGACGACGGTTTGCAGTACGCGTTTTTAGAAGTGACCGCCCAAAACGAAGGGGCGATTCGGTTGTATGAGCGCTTGGGCTTCCGAATTTCCCGCACCGTCTATAAAGCCGTCGAGGCGGCCTGTTCCTAG
- a CDS encoding M16 family metallopeptidase produces the protein MTSSDSTKIHHETLANGMTLVVEQMPWLESAAFALLTPAGSASDKMSELGVSNLLCDWVQRGCGNRDSRRFIEDLDNLGVSRGAGVSTSHTSFGGAVLAENLTRTLAIYSDLVQEPHLPEDEFDESQAVCLQELRALEDDLYQQSMLQLRKQMYHDPWGRASYGDVKSVTGLTAATAKSHFETHYRPNGTILAIAGNVDWQATRDDVVRLFGEWKEAKEPLIVETPPEGIYRHIPFESSQTHIGVGFQSIPYSHADYFLARAAVGVLSDGMSSRLFTEVRENRGLCYTVFATMHTLLDRGSVLCYSGTSTERAQETLDVLVGELVRIREGIEESELTRLKARIKSSLVMQQESSSSRASSLASDWRHLGRIRTVDELTSILDGLSCDAINRYLQDNPPHDFRFTTVGAEKLEIPVAVSS, from the coding sequence ATGACTTCGAGCGATTCGACCAAGATCCATCACGAAACCCTGGCCAACGGCATGACGCTGGTGGTCGAGCAAATGCCGTGGCTCGAGTCGGCCGCGTTCGCGTTGCTCACGCCTGCTGGTAGCGCCTCGGACAAGATGTCGGAACTGGGCGTCAGTAATCTGCTGTGCGACTGGGTGCAGCGCGGTTGCGGCAATCGCGACAGCCGGCGCTTTATCGAAGATCTTGATAATCTGGGGGTCTCGCGCGGCGCCGGAGTCTCGACTTCGCACACCAGCTTTGGCGGCGCTGTGCTGGCCGAGAATTTGACCCGCACGCTGGCCATCTACTCGGATCTGGTGCAAGAGCCGCATCTGCCGGAAGACGAGTTCGACGAGTCGCAGGCGGTTTGCCTGCAAGAGCTGCGTGCGCTGGAAGACGATCTCTATCAGCAGTCGATGCTGCAGCTTCGTAAGCAGATGTACCACGATCCGTGGGGCCGAGCATCGTATGGCGACGTGAAAAGCGTGACCGGCCTGACCGCCGCGACCGCGAAGTCCCACTTCGAGACGCATTATCGCCCCAACGGCACAATCCTGGCGATTGCCGGCAATGTCGACTGGCAAGCGACCCGCGACGACGTCGTTCGCTTGTTTGGCGAGTGGAAAGAGGCGAAAGAGCCGCTGATCGTCGAAACCCCGCCCGAAGGAATCTATCGTCACATCCCGTTCGAATCGAGCCAGACCCATATCGGCGTCGGCTTCCAGTCGATCCCGTATAGCCATGCCGACTACTTCCTGGCGCGGGCGGCGGTGGGCGTGCTGAGCGACGGGATGAGCTCGCGTCTGTTTACCGAAGTGCGTGAGAATCGCGGACTTTGTTACACCGTCTTCGCGACGATGCACACCTTGCTCGATCGGGGGAGCGTCCTCTGTTACTCCGGCACCAGTACCGAGCGGGCGCAAGAAACGCTCGACGTGTTGGTCGGCGAGTTGGTCCGGATCCGCGAAGGGATCGAAGAGAGCGAACTGACGCGGCTGAAGGCCCGCATCAAAAGCTCGCTGGTAATGCAGCAAGAGTCAAGTTCGTCGCGGGCGTCGTCGCTGGCCAGCGATTGGCGTCACTTGGGCCGGATTCGCACGGTGGACGAATTGACCTCGATCTTGGATGGTCTGAGCTGCGACGCCATTAACCGCTATTTGCAAGACAACCCGCCGCACGACTTTCGCTTCACGACGGTCGGCGCTGAGAAATTGGAGATTCCCGTTGCAGTTTCGTCATGA